One region of Bacteroidia bacterium genomic DNA includes:
- a CDS encoding PKD domain-containing protein, with protein MIFFRRILFLGLLLGIQIAFAQQPWMEPLKGKPTPTFYEIQDAFNTYWKNRPIVKGAGYKSFKRWEYFWKSRVNPVTGEFPDMSIYIQELQKIQQRNQANMALAATWTEMGPKKVSGSLTGIGRVNVVKIHPTNTSKIYAGTAGGGLWISNDAGSTWATSTDQLGSIGISDIVFDPTNSNTMYMATGDADGHLGGGNNAIYSVGLLKSTDGGNTWAATGFSYTYQNQRVIYKIHIHKTNNQIILLATNNGLYRSSNGGTSFSALYSSGIFTDIKDHPTTPNTIYTTAYGNGVYVSTNGGTSFTQATGLPSSDVGRIQLATTAAAANNVYAIIAKNSNSGLLGVYRSTNSGTSFSTITTSPNLLANDVAGSAADGQGFYDLAITVDPTNANIIYVGGVNIWKTTNGGSSWTLIAHWSASGGKPYVHADQHCFEWNGTTLYIGNDGSIWKTTNGGTSYTDLGQSSATAGIGCLQIYRIGNSTTSNSRVLAGAQDNGTNLYNNAASPPWSETTGGDGMECFFDRTTANTYYTSVYNGSIYRTSGMGTVDISPNATGAWVTPFVHDPNNNTTIYGGYQDVWKTTNSTATSPTWAKISNNLTGGDDILALAVAPSNSSVIYAAESNAIYKTTNGGTSWSSVTSGLPVSSAIINYIAISNTDPNVVFVVFGGFSSGNKVFKSTNGGSTWTNYSTGLLNVPVNCIVYQNSSNDAVYVGTDFGVYYRDNSLSSWVSYNTGLPNVIVDDLEIQYSVGKLRAGTFGRGLWESDLYSTSGTPSAQFTVSPTSGCAPFTITPTNTSTNATSYTWTFSGGTPPSSNSATPTVTYYNPGTYSITLIATGSGGSDTLTRSSYLVVSAKPSVSATANPATISSGGSSNLTATGASTYVWSPATGLSSTTGANVTASPTSTTTYTVIGTAANGCKDTTTVTVTVTGGSTNCSRLSNYTNDDTLAIYTANGGYLAGHNSYQDKAKADKFTLASSYTIGSVTFAVGVAKSNTPASKYVTLKIWDDDGTGGVPGTVLFQQNVTYQTLMADVAANRASIVVLPTPLAVSGAIYVGLEFTYASGDTVALFTNRIGNTPAPGTGWEQQSNGSWYAYSDPSSWGSTVNMSHYIFLNPVFPDANFTASGTTVCAANSVTFTNSSTQATSYSWSFPGGTPATSTATNPTVTYNTAGTYAVTLIAIGACGNDTSTQTNYITVSAKPSVSATANPATISSGGSSNLTATGASSYVWSPATGLSSTTGANVTASPTSTTTYTVIGTAANGCKDTTTVTVTVTGGSTNCSRLSNYTNDDTLAIYTANGGYLAGHNSYQDKAKADKFTLASSYTIGSVTFAVGVAKSNTPASKYVTLKIWDDDGTGGVPGTVLFQQNVTYQTLMADVAANRASIVVLPTPLAVSGAIYVGLEFTYASGDTVALFTNRIGNTPAPGTGWEQQSNGSWYAYSDPSSWGSTVNMSHYIFLNPVFPDANFTASGTTVCAANSVTFTNSSTQATSYSWSFPGGTPATSTATNPTVTYNTAGTYAVTLIAIGACGNDTLTRTSYIIVNSTATPTISGNTALCSGSTLSLTASSGTSGATYSWTGPNGFTATTASISIPNVSTSNAGTYTVVAIANSCTSATATKAVTVNSTATPTISGNTALCSGSTLSLTASSGTSGATYSWTGPNGFTATTASISIPNVST; from the coding sequence ATGATTTTTTTTCGTAGAATACTATTTTTAGGGCTACTCTTGGGGATACAGATAGCATTTGCCCAGCAGCCTTGGATGGAGCCGTTAAAAGGTAAGCCTACTCCTACCTTTTATGAAATACAGGATGCTTTTAATACTTATTGGAAAAACCGACCCATAGTTAAAGGAGCTGGATATAAGTCATTTAAGCGTTGGGAGTACTTTTGGAAATCTCGCGTAAATCCGGTAACAGGAGAATTTCCAGATATGTCTATCTACATACAAGAACTTCAAAAAATCCAGCAGCGCAATCAAGCAAATATGGCATTGGCTGCAACATGGACAGAGATGGGACCTAAGAAAGTATCAGGATCTCTCACCGGAATTGGGCGTGTAAACGTAGTTAAGATACATCCGACAAACACGAGTAAGATTTATGCCGGAACAGCTGGCGGCGGCTTGTGGATTTCTAACGACGCTGGCTCAACATGGGCAACCAGTACTGACCAACTTGGCTCAATAGGCATCAGCGATATTGTTTTTGATCCAACAAACTCAAATACAATGTATATGGCTACCGGAGATGCTGACGGACATCTGGGCGGAGGAAATAACGCCATCTATAGCGTTGGATTATTAAAATCCACAGACGGTGGAAATACATGGGCAGCTACAGGGTTTTCTTATACCTATCAAAATCAAAGAGTTATTTATAAAATTCATATTCATAAAACGAATAACCAAATTATTTTATTAGCAACAAATAACGGCTTATATAGGTCTTCTAACGGTGGTACATCTTTTTCTGCTCTCTATTCTTCAGGAATATTTACAGATATAAAAGATCACCCAACAACTCCCAACACCATATATACTACTGCTTATGGAAATGGAGTGTATGTTTCTACCAATGGAGGTACCTCTTTCACCCAAGCAACGGGCTTACCTTCCTCTGATGTTGGCAGAATTCAGTTAGCTACTACTGCCGCCGCTGCAAATAACGTTTATGCCATAATTGCAAAAAACTCAAATAGCGGATTATTAGGCGTTTATCGTTCTACCAATAGCGGCACATCATTTTCTACGATAACAACTTCCCCTAATCTATTAGCTAATGATGTTGCCGGCTCTGCGGCAGATGGGCAAGGCTTTTATGATTTAGCAATTACTGTGGATCCTACCAACGCAAATATTATTTACGTCGGCGGGGTAAATATCTGGAAAACGACAAACGGCGGGTCAAGTTGGACTTTGATAGCTCATTGGAGTGCAAGTGGCGGAAAGCCCTATGTTCATGCAGACCAACACTGCTTTGAATGGAATGGTACAACCCTCTACATCGGAAATGACGGAAGTATCTGGAAAACAACCAATGGCGGAACATCCTATACAGATTTAGGCCAGTCTTCTGCTACAGCCGGTATCGGATGTTTACAAATTTATCGTATTGGAAACTCCACAACTTCTAATAGCAGAGTTTTGGCCGGTGCACAAGATAACGGTACCAATTTATACAATAATGCAGCTTCCCCCCCATGGTCAGAAACAACCGGCGGAGACGGAATGGAATGCTTTTTTGATAGAACTACTGCAAACACCTATTACACATCTGTCTATAACGGATCAATTTACAGAACATCAGGAATGGGAACGGTAGATATTTCACCAAATGCTACCGGAGCGTGGGTAACTCCATTTGTACACGACCCTAACAATAACACCACAATCTATGGCGGATACCAAGATGTTTGGAAAACAACCAACAGTACCGCTACCTCACCAACTTGGGCTAAAATTTCTAATAACTTAACCGGCGGCGACGACATCTTAGCCTTAGCAGTCGCTCCTTCAAATTCCAGTGTGATTTATGCGGCTGAATCCAATGCCATATACAAAACAACCAATGGAGGGACAAGCTGGTCATCAGTAACTTCCGGATTGCCAGTTAGTTCAGCAATTATAAATTATATCGCTATTTCTAATACAGACCCCAATGTGGTGTTTGTTGTATTTGGCGGATTTTCTTCCGGAAACAAAGTATTCAAATCTACCAACGGCGGCTCTACTTGGACCAATTATTCAACCGGATTACTCAACGTACCTGTAAACTGTATCGTTTATCAAAATAGTTCTAATGATGCTGTATATGTTGGAACGGACTTTGGTGTTTATTATCGAGATAACTCCTTAAGTAGTTGGGTATCATACAATACCGGATTACCGAATGTTATTGTTGATGATTTAGAAATTCAGTATAGCGTTGGAAAACTTCGGGCTGGAACTTTTGGGCGCGGTTTATGGGAATCTGATTTGTATTCTACAAGTGGAACGCCTAGTGCTCAGTTTACGGTTTCTCCAACTTCCGGCTGTGCACCATTTACCATTACCCCTACAAACACCTCCACGAATGCAACTTCATACACTTGGACATTTTCTGGTGGAACCCCTCCCTCTTCAAATAGTGCTACTCCAACAGTTACGTATTATAATCCCGGTACCTATTCTATTACTTTAATTGCAACAGGATCTGGCGGTAGTGATACATTAACGCGTAGTAGTTACTTAGTCGTTAGTGCGAAGCCGTCTGTTTCGGCTACTGCTAATCCGGCAACGATTTCGTCAGGTGGTTCATCTAACCTAACGGCGACTGGTGCCTCCACTTATGTTTGGTCTCCTGCAACGGGATTAAGCTCTACGACTGGTGCCAATGTTACAGCAAGCCCAACATCCACAACTACTTACACAGTTATCGGTACTGCTGCAAATGGCTGTAAAGACACCACAACCGTTACCGTTACTGTTACCGGCGGCTCAACAAACTGCAGCAGACTGAGCAATTACACCAATGATGATACTCTGGCTATTTATACTGCAAATGGCGGCTATTTAGCGGGACATAACTCGTATCAAGATAAAGCCAAAGCGGATAAATTTACCTTAGCATCTTCCTATACTATTGGCAGTGTTACATTTGCGGTTGGCGTTGCTAAATCCAATACGCCGGCTTCAAAATATGTTACCTTAAAAATATGGGATGACGATGGAACCGGCGGCGTTCCCGGCACCGTTTTGTTTCAACAAAATGTAACTTATCAGACGTTAATGGCGGATGTTGCTGCAAACAGAGCGAGTATAGTGGTGTTACCCACTCCTTTAGCTGTTTCCGGAGCTATTTACGTTGGTTTAGAATTTACGTATGCCAGTGGGGATACGGTGGCTTTATTCACCAACCGAATTGGGAATACACCTGCTCCGGGTACCGGCTGGGAACAGCAAAGCAATGGTTCTTGGTATGCTTATTCAGACCCAAGTTCGTGGGGTTCTACGGTAAATATGTCGCACTATATTTTCTTAAATCCGGTATTTCCAGATGCTAACTTTACGGCTTCCGGAACAACGGTATGTGCTGCAAATTCCGTAACCTTTACCAATAGTTCTACTCAGGCAACCAGCTATTCATGGTCATTTCCGGGCGGAACTCCTGCAACCTCAACAGCAACGAACCCAACAGTAACCTATAACACAGCAGGAACTTATGCCGTTACGTTAATAGCTATTGGTGCTTGTGGTAATGATACATCAACTCAGACAAACTATATCACAGTAAGTGCGAAGCCGTCTGTTTCGGCTACTGCTAATCCGGCAACGATTTCATCAGGTGGTTCATCTAACCTAACGGCGACCGGTGCCTCCTCCTATGTTTGGTCTCCTGCAACGGGATTAAGCTCTACGACCGGTGCCAATGTTACAGCAAGCCCAACATCCACAACTACTTACACAGTTATCGGTACTGCTGCAAATGGCTGTAAAGACACCACAACCGTTACCGTTACTGTTACCGGCGGCTCAACAAACTGCAGCAGACTGAGCAATTACACCAATGATGATACTCTGGCTATTTATACTGCAAATGGCGGCTATTTAGCGGGACATAACTCGTATCAAGATAAAGCCAAAGCGGATAAATTTACCTTAGCATCTTCCTATACTATTGGCAGTGTTACATTTGCGGTTGGCGTTGCTAAATCCAATACGCCGGCTTCAAAATATGTTACCTTAAAAATATGGGATGACGATGGAACCGGCGGCGTTCCCGGCACCGTTTTGTTTCAACAAAATGTAACTTATCAGACGTTAATGGCGGATGTTGCTGCAAACAGAGCGAGTATAGTGGTGTTACCCACTCCTTTAGCTGTTTCCGGAGCTATTTACGTTGGTTTAGAATTTACGTATGCCAGTGGGGATACGGTGGCTTTATTCACCAACCGAATTGGGAATACACCTGCTCCGGGTACCGGCTGGGAACAGCAAAGCAATGGTTCTTGGTATGCTTATTCAGACCCAAGTTCGTGGGGTTCTACGGTAAATATGTCGCACTATATTTTCTTAAATCCGGTATTTCCAGATGCTAACTTTACGGCTTCCGGAACAACGGTATGTGCTGCAAATTCCGTAACCTTTACCAATAGTTCTACTCAGGCAACCAGCTATTCATGGTCATTTCCGGGCGGAACTCCTGCAACCTCAACAGCAACGAACCCAACAGTAACCTATAACACAGCAGGAACTTATGCCGTTACGTTAATAGCTATTGGTGCTTGTGGCAATGATACTTTAACCCGAACAAGTTATATTATAGTAAATTCAACGGCTACGCCGACTATTTCCGGTAACACTGCTCTATGTTCTGGTTCTACCTTGAGTTTAACGGCATCTTCGGGAACATCCGGTGCTACCTATAGCTGGACAGGTCCGAATGGCTTTACCGCAACTACCGCCAGTATATCAATACCGAATGTATCTACTTCAAATGCAGGCACTTACACCGTAGTAGCTATTGCAAACTCTTGTACGTCTGCTACTGCAACCAAAGCTGTTACGGTAAATTCAACGGCTACGCCGACTATTTCCGGTAACACTGCTCTATGTTCCGGTTCTACCTTGAGTTTAACAGCATCTTCGGGAACATCCGGTGCTACCTATAGCTGGACAGGCCCGAATGGCTTTACCGCAACTACCGCCAGTATATCAATACCGAATGTATCTACTT
- a CDS encoding choice-of-anchor J domain-containing protein: protein MRKLSYSRQRFRNTLLQALIVSCLAMTFPAYSQSYVNESFSSASGSAPPTGWSNVVGSNPGADPTQLWRFDNPGARTFSGANFDSNFAILDSDNYGSSGTQDAYLVTPTFSTTGNAVVKLRFSESFRSYSGSSSDIEISTNGGANWTNIRTLTSSLGYPDPAVQTEIDISTLAANQATVQVRFHYAGSWGYWWAIDNIQIFTPSATDIALSALLAPEMTGCYSANQNIAVKLKNEGSQSINFATTPATVTVAVTGAGTGNPSTVINTGTLGIGDSTIVLVTSTFNMSAPGIYVFKSSVSVSGDLNKGNDTLVKSITKTPLATLPETVDFTGFTGSNLTTVFPRWVESSGPIPTPSVTTSNWTSRNFANDAASPNGNSSVINLYSTSTQAWMVGPRFMATPNTQLKFDLALTTYYSTTAGNLGSDDTVAVMISTDCGTTWSVLSLYDASSSISNTGQTEMIDLSPFAGQEVIIGFYASEGTVDDTEDMDIFIDNINIVNVLATDIGASLVIPPVQNAGGCYGATETIQAKVKNYGLNPVDFSVTPAQVEVAMTGANTQTYNATISTGTLAPNAEITVTVTTTANMSANGTYNFRARTIFAGDAQASNDTSTAVQRINIPNTALPMAVNFTGYTGSNLATVFPGWSEGNGSFPALTNKNDASWYNGNFGYVPALPASNCSYINLYTTGKRAWIVSPKFRATPATQLEFDLALTLYAQTAAGNMGSDDTFMVAISTDCGQTFTSLSLYGAGSTISNTGQTEIVNLSAFAGQDVIIAFYASEGTVDDPEDVNLYIDNINIRELLSIDLAAVTRVSPVKKSCYSNAEPVVVRVRNTGSQTADFSVNPVTVTTTVNGAATTTLTQTVNSGTLASNATLDVVFSGTLDLSAFGTYYVRSYISCTGDNVQGNDSLSRDTLNHIAPAPLPQVLNFTGFTGSNLGTLYPGWYKASGYPFPNPASAGSWTATNYTNQATPNGTAIRINLYYTGKRSWFVSPKFTATAATELSFDLAKTAYNSTNSSNMGSDDSLVIFVSTDCGLSYSPLQVYDASSTISNTGQNESFNLSAFAGQNIIIGFYASEGVIDDPEDYDLFIDNINIKELSATDIGVTDILAPITGCGHTTNDTVMVTVRNFGTQPITNFTASYIFNNGTPVSENVTTLTILPGQSANYSFTTTVNLATTGTYGIKAYATLTGDVNATNDTTTRSILATGTVSTFPYLQDFEGTLTDWLVQPIIGANNWSIRTGGLVNPTLAAHSGTKIAFWNSYSYAAGNTSRLYAPCMDFSGMTNPTVQFYISQDAQYSTSADRVRIIVSLDKGVTWTTVDSVARYNAALTSAQWTKYRACLSSTANQPSVMIAIEAVSGNGNNIGMDDFQVYDFVTAPGVPSLVNDTICSSSNAAAMVANTSNEYNYTLVETGTLAPKSPATLGTGSTINLTSIQLTNSINLSILVTDTLTGCYVVLPLGQVTVNQNNLSGTIVAPSSASLNTPVPVVVINGPIGANFEWNFGADAMPSVATGEGPHNVEWSTIGTKTITLTITQNGCTLVINYSVTVGTTAISNSLTANNVSIYPNPSNGKLFVEMGIKPGEKVYLEITDLSGKVIYNQNIISDKQVELDLTQIPTGLYLLKLRYQESQLTQKLVIE, encoded by the coding sequence ATGAGAAAATTATCTTATTCGAGGCAGCGATTTAGGAACACTTTGCTACAAGCACTTATAGTAAGTTGCTTGGCGATGACTTTCCCTGCCTACTCTCAGAGCTATGTTAATGAGAGTTTTTCCAGTGCATCTGGAAGCGCCCCGCCAACGGGTTGGTCAAATGTAGTGGGAAGTAATCCCGGAGCTGACCCAACTCAACTTTGGAGGTTTGATAACCCGGGAGCCAGAACATTTTCTGGTGCAAACTTCGATTCAAACTTCGCTATCCTCGATAGCGATAACTATGGTAGCAGCGGCACACAAGATGCTTATTTAGTAACTCCAACTTTTTCTACGACAGGTAATGCCGTAGTTAAGCTACGCTTTTCCGAATCATTTAGGTCATACTCAGGATCTTCTAGTGATATAGAAATAAGCACTAACGGCGGAGCAAATTGGACTAACATCCGAACACTAACTTCTTCTTTGGGCTACCCAGATCCGGCAGTGCAAACAGAGATAGATATTTCTACATTGGCAGCTAATCAAGCTACGGTTCAAGTAAGATTCCATTATGCCGGAAGCTGGGGCTATTGGTGGGCTATTGATAATATACAGATATTCACCCCCTCGGCTACGGATATAGCATTATCTGCACTTTTAGCGCCGGAAATGACCGGTTGTTATTCCGCTAATCAGAATATCGCGGTAAAACTTAAGAATGAAGGTTCTCAAAGTATCAATTTTGCCACAACGCCGGCTACCGTTACCGTAGCTGTTACCGGAGCCGGAACAGGAAACCCCTCCACTGTGATAAATACCGGTACATTGGGAATAGGAGATAGTACCATTGTCTTGGTAACATCTACCTTCAATATGTCTGCTCCCGGAATCTATGTATTTAAGTCATCTGTTTCAGTTTCTGGAGACTTAAATAAGGGAAACGATACTTTAGTAAAAAGCATAACCAAAACTCCATTAGCTACATTACCGGAAACTGTTGATTTTACGGGATTTACCGGATCAAATCTAACAACTGTATTCCCAAGATGGGTAGAGTCTTCTGGGCCGATTCCAACCCCTTCGGTAACTACTTCTAACTGGACTTCCAGAAACTTTGCAAACGATGCTGCAAGCCCTAATGGAAATTCATCTGTTATCAACTTGTATTCTACCAGCACACAAGCATGGATGGTTGGGCCACGTTTTATGGCAACTCCAAACACACAGTTGAAATTTGATTTAGCATTAACAACTTATTACTCAACAACTGCTGGTAATCTTGGCAGTGATGATACTGTAGCCGTAATGATTTCTACTGACTGCGGAACAACTTGGTCTGTATTAAGCCTCTATGATGCAAGCAGCTCTATTTCTAACACAGGCCAAACGGAAATGATAGATCTATCTCCCTTTGCTGGCCAGGAAGTAATAATCGGCTTCTATGCTTCAGAAGGTACTGTTGATGATACAGAAGATATGGATATTTTTATAGATAACATCAATATCGTCAATGTACTTGCTACAGATATAGGTGCTTCTTTGGTAATTCCTCCGGTTCAAAATGCTGGTGGCTGCTATGGCGCTACAGAAACAATTCAAGCAAAGGTTAAAAACTATGGCTTAAATCCGGTAGATTTTTCAGTAACTCCGGCACAAGTGGAAGTTGCTATGACTGGTGCAAATACTCAAACCTACAATGCCACCATTAGCACCGGCACATTAGCTCCTAATGCAGAAATCACCGTTACAGTAACAACTACTGCCAATATGAGCGCAAACGGTACATACAATTTCCGGGCGCGTACTATTTTCGCAGGAGATGCACAGGCTTCCAATGATACATCAACTGCCGTGCAACGTATTAATATACCAAATACTGCTTTACCCATGGCTGTGAATTTTACAGGTTACACCGGAAGTAATTTAGCTACTGTTTTCCCCGGCTGGTCAGAAGGCAATGGCTCTTTCCCAGCATTAACCAATAAAAATGATGCTTCTTGGTATAATGGTAACTTTGGCTATGTTCCTGCTTTACCCGCAAGTAACTGTTCCTACATCAATCTATACACTACGGGAAAAAGAGCATGGATTGTTTCTCCGAAGTTTCGTGCTACACCAGCAACCCAGTTGGAGTTTGACTTAGCTTTAACGCTATATGCTCAGACAGCAGCAGGCAATATGGGCAGCGATGATACCTTTATGGTGGCTATCTCTACGGATTGTGGGCAAACATTTACAAGCCTATCTTTATATGGAGCCGGTTCTACAATTAGCAATACCGGCCAAACAGAGATAGTTAACTTATCTGCTTTTGCAGGCCAAGATGTTATTATTGCTTTTTATGCAAGCGAAGGTACTGTTGATGACCCCGAAGATGTAAATCTTTATATTGATAACATCAACATCAGAGAGCTACTCTCGATTGATTTAGCAGCAGTAACTCGCGTTTCTCCGGTCAAAAAATCTTGCTACAGCAATGCAGAACCAGTTGTAGTTCGGGTTAGAAATACCGGCTCTCAGACAGCTGACTTTTCAGTTAATCCAGTTACGGTTACCACAACAGTTAATGGAGCTGCTACAACAACTTTAACCCAAACTGTAAATTCAGGTACTTTGGCTTCCAATGCTACCTTAGACGTGGTATTTTCCGGAACGCTTGATTTGTCTGCATTTGGAACTTATTATGTTCGTTCGTATATTTCCTGCACCGGTGATAATGTTCAGGGAAATGATTCATTGAGTAGAGATACTTTGAATCACATTGCGCCGGCACCACTACCACAAGTATTAAACTTTACCGGCTTTACGGGTTCTAATTTAGGCACTTTATATCCGGGTTGGTATAAGGCCTCCGGCTATCCGTTCCCAAACCCTGCTTCTGCCGGCTCATGGACAGCTACAAACTACACAAATCAAGCTACCCCTAACGGTACTGCTATCAGAATCAACTTATATTATACCGGAAAGCGCTCATGGTTTGTTTCCCCAAAATTTACAGCTACGGCAGCTACAGAACTTTCGTTTGATTTAGCCAAAACGGCTTACAATTCTACAAATTCTTCAAATATGGGTTCTGATGATAGCTTAGTTATCTTTGTTTCAACTGATTGTGGCTTGTCATATTCTCCATTACAAGTTTATGATGCCTCATCAACAATTAGTAACACAGGCCAAAATGAAAGTTTTAATTTATCCGCATTTGCCGGCCAGAACATTATTATTGGATTCTATGCCAGTGAAGGCGTAATAGATGATCCCGAAGATTATGATTTATTTATTGATAATATCAATATCAAAGAACTATCAGCAACTGACATTGGCGTAACAGATATTTTGGCACCAATTACCGGCTGTGGCCATACTACCAATGATACAGTAATGGTTACTGTTCGTAACTTTGGTACGCAACCGATAACTAACTTTACAGCTTCTTATATTTTTAATAACGGAACACCGGTATCCGAAAATGTAACTACACTGACAATTTTACCCGGCCAAAGTGCCAATTACTCTTTTACAACTACCGTAAACTTAGCTACAACCGGTACATACGGAATAAAGGCTTACGCTACTCTTACCGGTGATGTAAATGCAACTAATGATACTACTACGAGAAGTATTTTGGCTACTGGGACAGTATCTACTTTCCCTTATCTCCAAGACTTTGAAGGAACACTTACAGACTGGCTCGTTCAGCCGATTATTGGTGCCAATAATTGGAGCATTCGTACCGGTGGCTTAGTAAATCCAACCTTAGCAGCTCATTCAGGAACTAAGATAGCTTTCTGGAATAGCTACAGCTATGCTGCTGGAAACACCTCACGCCTATATGCGCCTTGCATGGACTTTTCCGGAATGACAAATCCAACTGTTCAGTTCTATATCAGCCAAGATGCACAGTATAGCACTTCCGCAGATAGAGTACGAATAATCGTAAGTTTGGACAAAGGTGTTACATGGACTACCGTAGATAGTGTTGCTCGCTACAATGCTGCTTTAACGAGTGCACAGTGGACGAAATATAGAGCTTGTTTATCATCAACAGCAAATCAGCCATCTGTTATGATTGCTATAGAAGCTGTTTCTGGAAATGGAAATAATATCGGTATGGATGATTTTCAGGTGTATGATTTTGTTACAGCACCGGGCGTTCCGTCTCTTGTAAACGATACTATTTGTTCCAGCTCAAATGCTGCTGCAATGGTTGCAAACACAAGTAATGAATACAATTACACATTAGTTGAAACCGGAACATTGGCACCCAAAAGCCCTGCTACGCTTGGAACAGGTTCTACTATCAACCTAACATCTATACAACTTACCAATAGTATTAATTTATCAATTCTTGTAACTGATACATTAACAGGTTGTTATGTAGTGCTGCCATTAGGTCAAGTTACTGTTAATCAAAATAACCTAAGTGGAACTATCGTGGCTCCGTCTTCTGCTTCACTAAACACACCCGTTCCGGTAGTCGTTATCAATGGTCCGATAGGAGCAAACTTTGAATGGAACTTTGGTGCTGACGCTATGCCCTCAGTAGCTACCGGAGAGGGACCTCATAACGTAGAATGGTCAACCATCGGAACCAAAACGATTACACTAACGATTACTCAAAATGGATGTACTCTTGTAATTAACTACTCAGTTACAGTAGGTACAACAGCAATATCTAACTCTCTTACTGCTAACAATGTTTCGATTTATCCAAACCCAAGTAATGGAAAACTCTTTGTAGAAATGGGCATTAAACCCGGCGAAAAAGTTTACTTAGAGATAACCGACTTATCTGGTAAAGTAATTTACAATCAGAACATTATATCAGATAAGCAAGTTGAATTAGATTTAACTCAAATTCCTACCGGTCTGTATCTCCTAAAATTACGCTATCAAGAAAGCCAGCTAACCCAAAAGTTGGTGATAGAATAA
- a CDS encoding YdcF family protein produces the protein MLKDTNSFSTRFKYLSFVIKLVKYFFITNLLAAFCFIVLLFFCRLWILHWLGGNLIVETKDLKPSDAIIVFSGSPLDRGNEAAKLWKRHFSETIICTGENIPNDFKVLGINLQECELTQSQLIRQGVDSSKIQLIRKGTSTFEEIDAIREYCQNKNLKNIILVSSNFHTRRINKYIRPKLEDIGVTVQIHGAPASNFEEELWWTKEDGMIFVNNEYMKLLYYWLKY, from the coding sequence ATGTTAAAAGACACAAATTCTTTTTCAACTCGTTTTAAATATTTATCATTCGTAATAAAATTAGTAAAATATTTTTTCATAACGAATTTATTAGCAGCATTTTGTTTTATAGTGTTACTCTTTTTTTGCCGCCTTTGGATTTTGCATTGGCTGGGAGGCAACCTTATCGTTGAAACCAAGGACTTAAAGCCCTCTGATGCTATTATTGTGTTTTCAGGCAGCCCCTTAGACAGAGGAAATGAAGCAGCTAAGCTTTGGAAAAGGCATTTTTCTGAAACTATTATATGTACTGGTGAAAATATTCCAAACGACTTTAAAGTATTGGGAATCAACTTACAGGAATGTGAACTTACTCAATCACAGCTAATTCGACAGGGGGTTGATAGTTCTAAAATTCAATTAATACGAAAAGGAACCAGCACTTTTGAAGAAATTGACGCTATCCGAGAATATTGCCAAAATAAAAACCTAAAAAATATAATTTTGGTTTCCAGTAACTTCCACACTCGCCGAATTAATAAATACATAAGACCCAAGTTAGAAGATATTGGAGTAACGGTACAAATACACGGAGCTCCTGCCTCTAACTTTGAAGAAGAACTTTGGTGGACAAAAGAAGACGGAATGATTTTTGTAAACAACGAGTATATGAAGTTACTTTACTATTGGCTAAAATACTGA